One genomic region from Listeria monocytogenes encodes:
- a CDS encoding FtsW/RodA/SpoVE family cell cycle protein — translation MRAGRVLFVTYLLLAIWSLLLVYSTSYGVAVMRYKVEPSYFFNRQLLFYGLGFLGLLVCSRINVQLFYLRRTLRILAGSLLGLLLLVLLTGSAANNAQRWLSIAGVTFQPTEMVKLLLILVIATVFLKKGCGVRVQYWLLGFLFLTVGLVFLQPDLGTALILGVIGVALFLTSGVGLTRLVRVAIWTFGLLLLVAMLIYFFHPDFFSSAKLGRFAFLDPFNLDNLDASYQLRNGYYAIGSGGIFGNGLGGSIQKLGYLPEPHTDFIMTVIAEELGVFGVIWTIFLLMALSFTALYIAISSHFIFDSMVCIGVASWVSVQMFLNLGGVSGIIPLTGVPLPFISYGGSSVVMLSCAVGFVLAAARRNVLAKTREVVYL, via the coding sequence ATGCGTGCTGGACGCGTACTATTTGTAACGTATTTACTTCTGGCGATATGGAGTTTGCTACTTGTTTATAGCACGAGTTATGGTGTTGCTGTTATGCGATATAAAGTGGAGCCGAGTTATTTCTTTAATAGGCAATTACTTTTTTATGGGCTTGGTTTTTTAGGACTACTCGTTTGCTCGCGTATTAATGTGCAACTATTTTACCTGAGACGAACGCTTCGGATTTTGGCTGGAAGTTTGCTTGGCTTACTGCTATTAGTGCTTCTAACAGGAAGCGCGGCGAACAATGCGCAAAGATGGCTGTCTATTGCGGGTGTGACGTTCCAACCTACTGAGATGGTTAAATTGCTGTTGATACTAGTAATCGCAACGGTTTTTTTGAAAAAAGGTTGCGGTGTTCGCGTACAATATTGGTTGCTTGGATTTTTATTTTTAACAGTGGGGCTTGTCTTCTTGCAGCCGGATCTTGGCACTGCACTGATTTTAGGTGTTATTGGGGTCGCTTTGTTTTTAACGAGCGGAGTTGGCCTCACACGCCTTGTGCGAGTTGCAATTTGGACTTTTGGTCTCTTATTACTTGTAGCAATGCTGATTTACTTCTTTCACCCAGACTTTTTTAGTTCAGCAAAATTGGGTAGATTTGCTTTTCTGGATCCGTTTAATTTGGATAATTTAGATGCTTCTTATCAACTAAGAAATGGCTATTATGCGATTGGGAGCGGTGGGATATTTGGAAATGGCTTGGGAGGCAGTATCCAGAAGTTAGGCTATTTGCCGGAGCCGCATACGGATTTTATTATGACGGTAATTGCAGAGGAACTTGGTGTTTTTGGTGTTATTTGGACGATATTTTTGTTGATGGCGCTAAGTTTTACAGCACTCTACATTGCTATTAGTAGTCATTTTATTTTTGATTCGATGGTTTGTATCGGTGTTGCATCTTGGGTGTCGGTGCAGATGTTTTTGAATCTCGGTGGAGTGAGTGGGATTATTCCGCTTACTGGTGTACCGTTGCCATTTATTAGTTATGGTGGTAGTTCGGTCGTCATGCTTTCATGTGCAGTCGGATTTGTACTAGCGGCAGCGAGACGGAATGTACTAGCTAAAACGAGAGAGGTCGTGTATTTATGA
- the mgtA gene encoding magnesium-translocating P-type ATPase — protein MKKLHVKKQGNNLLKESQMGKGKVLEKLGVMETGLTNVEVTERLAEFGPNQTVEEKKVSNLRLFIRAFNDPFIYILAMLMVVSYLTDDMEATVIMALMILASGILGFIQTSRAERASYALKNMVKNRVNVIRNGSMDLVMQDAIVPGDLIEISAGDIIPADARVISATDLLINQSALTGESIPAEKFVEDKRADPEIFERENLLFMGTDVLSGHGRAVVLRTGSSTFFGSLSIAATERRGDTSFDKGVKSISKLLFYFMMVMVPIVFMINGLMKGNWLEAFLYAVAIAVGLTPEMLPMIVSTNLAKGAINMSKKKVIMKELSAIQNIGAMDILCTDKTGTLTEDKLELVKYIDSAGETSESVLKMAYLNSYFQTGWKNVLDHAVIANLDESTASGWKKVGEIPFNFDRRRLSVVVENRAETRMITKGAVEEMLTVCTHKEFGDAVSTLSESEKSELQDMCAEMNRSGIRVIAVAYKTGKVGEAFTKTDEEQMIIAGFLGFRDPVKASTKEAIAHLFKNQINVKVLTGDNEIVTKRICQEVGIPANGFLLGADIEELSDEELTRELRKYHIFAKLTPMQKSRIIGLLKKAGHTVGFLGDGINDAPALRKADVGISVDTAADITKDASSVILLEKSLTVLNDAVMEGRNVFGNILKYLKMTASSNFGNVFSVLVASAFIPFLPMLSLHLLLQNLLYDFSQLTLPWDKMDRSFLKKPHQWEQKGMLRFILCIGPVSSIFDIATFLIMWFVFSANTVAEQALFHSGWFVVGLLTQTLVVHMIRTEKIPFIQSRAATPVMIATLSVMALGIIIPFTGFGHSIGFVSLPGSYFPWLILILVGYMATMQLVKTIYIRKFREWI, from the coding sequence ATGAAAAAACTACACGTAAAAAAGCAAGGTAACAATTTGCTCAAAGAATCACAAATGGGCAAGGGAAAAGTTTTGGAAAAGTTAGGTGTTATGGAAACGGGGCTCACAAACGTAGAAGTTACAGAAAGATTAGCGGAATTTGGTCCCAATCAAACTGTGGAAGAAAAGAAAGTATCAAATTTGCGGCTCTTTATTCGGGCGTTTAATGATCCGTTTATCTATATTTTAGCGATGTTAATGGTTGTTTCGTATTTGACGGACGACATGGAAGCGACTGTGATTATGGCACTAATGATACTTGCGAGCGGCATACTTGGATTTATTCAAACAAGTAGAGCAGAACGGGCGAGTTACGCGTTAAAGAATATGGTGAAAAATAGAGTCAATGTTATTCGAAATGGCTCCATGGATCTGGTGATGCAAGACGCAATCGTACCTGGAGATTTAATTGAAATTTCGGCGGGAGATATTATTCCAGCAGATGCGCGAGTTATTTCGGCTACGGATTTATTAATTAATCAATCGGCGCTCACAGGAGAATCGATTCCTGCTGAAAAATTTGTGGAAGACAAACGTGCCGATCCAGAAATTTTTGAACGGGAAAACCTATTATTTATGGGGACAGATGTGTTAAGTGGGCATGGCCGAGCAGTTGTTTTACGGACTGGAAGCTCGACATTCTTTGGTTCATTGTCCATCGCAGCTACTGAACGCCGAGGCGATACTAGTTTTGATAAAGGTGTTAAATCAATTTCGAAATTACTATTTTATTTTATGATGGTGATGGTGCCGATTGTATTTATGATTAACGGGCTTATGAAGGGCAATTGGTTAGAAGCATTTCTATATGCAGTAGCGATTGCGGTTGGCCTCACACCTGAGATGCTACCTATGATTGTCAGCACGAACTTGGCAAAAGGTGCAATCAATATGTCGAAGAAAAAAGTAATCATGAAAGAACTGAGCGCCATTCAAAATATTGGTGCAATGGACATTTTATGTACGGACAAAACAGGCACGCTCACTGAAGATAAACTAGAACTTGTAAAATACATTGATAGTGCTGGCGAAACCTCAGAAAGCGTCTTAAAAATGGCTTATTTAAACAGTTACTTCCAAACAGGCTGGAAAAATGTTTTAGATCATGCAGTTATTGCTAATTTAGATGAGAGTACTGCGTCAGGTTGGAAAAAAGTTGGCGAGATTCCATTCAATTTTGATCGACGCCGTTTGAGCGTGGTGGTCGAAAATAGGGCAGAAACAAGGATGATTACAAAAGGCGCGGTGGAAGAAATGCTCACTGTATGCACTCATAAGGAATTTGGTGATGCTGTTTCGACACTATCTGAATCAGAAAAGAGCGAACTTCAAGACATGTGTGCAGAAATGAATCGTTCAGGAATCCGCGTGATTGCTGTGGCCTATAAAACTGGAAAAGTCGGAGAAGCATTTACTAAGACCGACGAAGAACAAATGATTATTGCGGGGTTCCTAGGTTTCCGCGATCCAGTAAAAGCATCGACGAAAGAAGCAATTGCTCATCTTTTTAAAAACCAAATTAACGTAAAAGTTTTGACGGGTGATAACGAAATTGTTACGAAGCGGATTTGTCAGGAAGTCGGCATTCCAGCGAACGGATTTTTACTAGGTGCGGATATAGAAGAGCTTTCCGATGAAGAACTTACGCGCGAACTGCGAAAATATCACATTTTTGCTAAATTAACCCCAATGCAAAAATCACGAATCATTGGTTTGCTTAAAAAAGCGGGGCATACGGTTGGATTCCTCGGTGACGGAATTAATGATGCTCCAGCTCTTAGGAAAGCAGATGTTGGGATTTCGGTTGATACAGCGGCCGATATTACAAAAGATGCCAGCTCAGTCATCTTACTTGAGAAAAGCTTAACGGTCTTAAATGATGCGGTGATGGAGGGTCGGAATGTATTCGGTAATATTCTAAAATACCTTAAAATGACGGCCAGCTCTAACTTTGGTAATGTGTTTAGTGTTTTGGTTGCAAGTGCATTTATTCCATTTTTACCAATGCTATCGTTACACCTTTTACTGCAAAATTTATTGTATGATTTCTCCCAATTAACACTTCCTTGGGACAAAATGGACCGTTCGTTTTTGAAAAAGCCGCATCAATGGGAACAAAAAGGAATGCTGCGCTTTATTCTATGTATTGGTCCGGTGAGTTCGATCTTTGATATTGCGACGTTTCTAATTATGTGGTTTGTATTTAGCGCGAATACGGTGGCGGAGCAAGCATTATTCCACAGTGGCTGGTTCGTGGTTGGCTTACTTACGCAAACATTAGTCGTACACATGATTCGTACAGAGAAAATACCGTTCATTCAAAGCCGAGCAGCTACACCAGTCATGATTGCAACGCTTAGTGTAATGGCGCTTGGGATTATTATTCCATTTACAGGATTCGGCCACAGCATTGGTTTTGTCAGCTTGCCTGGTAGTTATTTCCCTTGGTTGATATTGATTTTGGTTGGATATATGGCTACGATGCAACTGGTGAAAACTATATACATTCGGAAATTCCGGGAGTGGATTTAA
- a CDS encoding TetR/AcrR family transcriptional regulator, whose protein sequence is MITNESIMDATLCMMAKHGIKGSTTRQLAEAAGINEATIFKKFKSKDNLIHMTLEVQFESMKAEINQFFDKDFESAKVFLRQASQFISDIYEKYRDFMVISVREMGSKDMEFIDPSIVEYLYERVNEKVKEMVPSKNSAQEADAISLILNSVILLIMVEKVRDDIYKRPPTITTTADSLADVLLKLLK, encoded by the coding sequence ATGATCACAAACGAATCCATCATGGATGCAACACTTTGTATGATGGCGAAACACGGCATCAAAGGCTCCACAACAAGACAATTAGCAGAAGCCGCTGGAATTAATGAAGCTACGATTTTTAAAAAATTTAAGAGTAAAGACAATCTCATTCATATGACGCTGGAAGTCCAATTTGAAAGTATGAAGGCCGAAATCAATCAATTTTTTGATAAAGATTTTGAGAGTGCTAAGGTGTTTCTACGTCAAGCGAGTCAATTTATTTCGGATATTTATGAAAAATATCGGGACTTTATGGTGATTTCTGTTCGAGAAATGGGCAGCAAAGATATGGAATTCATTGATCCGTCGATTGTGGAATATTTGTATGAGCGGGTTAATGAAAAAGTAAAAGAAATGGTTCCGAGTAAGAACTCTGCGCAAGAAGCAGATGCGATTTCTTTGATTTTAAATAGTGTTATTTTGCTTATTATGGTGGAAAAAGTACGCGATGATATTTATAAGCGCCCGCCAACGATTACAACAACCGCAGATTCATTAGCAGATGTTTTATTAAAATTATTGAAATAA
- a CDS encoding 1,4-beta-N-acetylmuramoylhydrolase, with protein MQKTRKERILEALQEEKKNKKSKKFKTGATIAGVTAIATSITVPGIEVIVSADETAPADEASKSAEANTTKEASATATPESTAKQTVGPQQTETKEQTKTPEEKQAATNQVEKAPAEPATVSNPDNATSSSTPATYNLLQKSALRSGATVQSFIQTIQASSSQIAAENDLYASVMIAQAILESAYGTSELGSAPNYNLFGIKGAYNGQSYTKQTLEDDGKGNYYTITAKFRKYPSYHQSLEDYAQVIRKGPSWNPNYYSKVWKSNTTSYKDATKALTGTYATDTAYATKLNDLISRYNLTQYDSGKTTGGNSGSTGNSSNTGNTNTSNAKIYTVVKGDSLWRIANNHKVTVANLKAWNNLKSDFIYPGQKLKVSAGSTTSDTNTSKPSTGTSTSKPSTGTSTNAKVYTVVKGDSLWRIANNNKVTIANLKAWNNLKSDFIYPGQKLKVSAGSTSNTNTSKPSTNTNTSKPSTNTNTNAKVYTVAKGDSLWRIANNNKVTIANLKAWNNLKSDFIYPGQKLKVSAGSTTNTNTAKPSTNNPSNSTVKTYTVKKGDSLWAISRQYKTTVDNIKAWNKLTSNMIHVGQKLTIK; from the coding sequence ATGCAAAAAACGAGAAAAGAACGAATCCTTGAAGCCTTACAAGAAGAAAAGAAAAACAAAAAAAGCAAAAAATTTAAAACGGGTGCAACAATTGCTGGGGTTACTGCAATCGCAACCTCTATCACTGTTCCCGGAATCGAAGTAATCGTTAGCGCAGACGAAACAGCGCCTGCTGACGAAGCATCTAAAAGTGCAGAAGCTAACACAACTAAAGAAGCATCAGCAACGGCCACTCCTGAAAGCACAGCAAAACAAACCGTTGGACCTCAGCAAACTGAAACAAAAGAACAAACAAAAACACCAGAAGAAAAGCAAGCTGCAACAAACCAAGTAGAAAAAGCTCCGGCCGAACCCGCAACAGTTAGCAATCCTGACAATGCAACAAGCTCTTCTACACCAGCTACATACAACCTATTACAAAAATCAGCACTCCGTTCGGGAGCAACTGTTCAAAGCTTTATCCAAACAATCCAAGCCTCTTCTTCCCAAATTGCAGCAGAAAATGACCTGTACGCATCTGTCATGATCGCCCAAGCCATTTTAGAAAGCGCCTATGGAACGAGCGAATTAGGCTCTGCTCCTAACTATAACCTTTTTGGGATCAAGGGAGCTTACAACGGCCAATCCTACACAAAACAAACACTAGAAGATGATGGTAAAGGAAACTACTACACAATCACAGCTAAATTCAGAAAATATCCCTCTTACCACCAATCCTTAGAAGATTACGCACAAGTCATTCGAAAAGGCCCCAGCTGGAACCCAAATTACTACTCAAAAGTTTGGAAAAGCAACACTACTTCTTACAAAGATGCAACGAAAGCCTTAACTGGAACATACGCAACAGACACAGCCTATGCAACTAAATTAAATGACTTGATTAGCCGCTATAATTTAACACAGTATGACAGTGGCAAAACAACTGGCGGAAATTCCGGAAGCACTGGTAATTCTAGCAACACTGGAAACACAAATACCTCCAACGCTAAAATTTACACAGTTGTAAAAGGGGACTCACTTTGGAGAATCGCTAATAACCATAAAGTAACCGTCGCGAACCTAAAAGCTTGGAATAATCTTAAATCTGATTTCATTTACCCAGGGCAAAAACTTAAAGTAAGTGCTGGTTCCACTACATCGGATACGAATACATCGAAACCGAGCACAGGAACAAGCACGTCCAAACCAAGTACAGGCACTAGCACAAACGCTAAAGTTTACACAGTTGTAAAAGGGGACTCGCTTTGGAGAATCGCTAATAACAACAAAGTAACTATCGCGAACCTAAAAGCTTGGAACAACCTGAAATCCGATTTCATTTATCCAGGGCAAAAACTTAAAGTAAGTGCTGGATCTACTTCTAACACAAATACGTCTAAACCGAGCACGAACACGAATACATCCAAACCAAGCACTAACACTAACACGAACGCTAAAGTTTATACGGTAGCAAAAGGTGACTCACTTTGGAGAATCGCTAACAACAACAAAGTGACTATCGCTAACCTAAAAGCTTGGAACAACTTAAAATCCGATTTTATTTATCCAGGCCAAAAGCTTAAAGTTAGTGCCGGATCTACTACAAACACAAATACAGCAAAACCAAGCACAAATAATCCAAGTAATTCCACAGTAAAAACATACACTGTCAAAAAAGGCGACTCTTTATGGGCCATTTCTAGACAATATAAAACAACTGTAGATAATATTAAAGCTTGGAACAAGTTAACAAGCAACATGATTCATGTTGGTCAGAAATTAACAATTAAGTGA
- a CDS encoding cyclic-di-AMP receptor, translating to MKLIFAIVQDQDSNRLSDALTKGNFGATKLATTGGFLKAGNTTFIIGTEDERVEDALAIIKENCKAREQMMTPSASLGVTVDTYVPYPIEVQVGGATVFVMPVESFHHF from the coding sequence TTGAAACTCATATTTGCGATAGTTCAAGATCAAGATAGCAACCGTTTGTCTGACGCACTTACAAAAGGCAATTTCGGTGCGACCAAGTTAGCTACAACGGGTGGATTTTTAAAAGCAGGAAACACCACGTTTATCATCGGGACAGAAGATGAACGTGTAGAAGATGCCCTAGCGATAATCAAGGAAAACTGTAAAGCACGCGAACAAATGATGACACCATCTGCTTCCTTAGGTGTGACGGTAGATACGTATGTGCCTTATCCAATCGAAGTACAAGTCGGCGGCGCAACCGTGTTTGTAATGCCAGTTGAGAGTTTCCATCATTTTTAG
- the tmk gene encoding dTMP kinase: protein MKAIFITLEGPDGSGKTTVGTLLNQKMTEAGIDFIKTREPGGSPISEKVRNIVLGIGNEEMDPKTEVLLIAGARRQHVVETIRPALAAGKTVLCDRFMDSSLAYQGAGRDMNMEQVLQVNLYAIEDTLPDRTYYLDVPAEVGLARIAANKGREVNRLDKEDITYHEKVQAGYEKVINMFPERFMRVDATKTPEEITETILADILRQLA from the coding sequence ATGAAAGCAATTTTTATTACACTCGAAGGCCCAGATGGCTCTGGTAAAACAACAGTAGGAACACTACTTAATCAAAAAATGACGGAAGCTGGCATCGATTTTATTAAAACGCGCGAACCAGGTGGCAGCCCGATTTCAGAAAAAGTAAGAAATATCGTGCTCGGAATTGGCAATGAAGAAATGGACCCAAAAACAGAAGTACTACTTATTGCGGGAGCGCGCCGTCAACATGTCGTTGAAACAATCCGTCCTGCTCTAGCGGCAGGGAAAACAGTACTTTGTGACCGTTTCATGGATAGCTCTCTTGCTTACCAAGGTGCCGGACGTGACATGAATATGGAACAAGTTTTACAAGTGAATTTATATGCGATCGAGGATACATTGCCTGACCGGACGTACTATCTCGATGTGCCTGCCGAAGTCGGTTTAGCTAGAATCGCCGCTAATAAGGGCCGTGAAGTCAATCGCTTGGATAAAGAAGATATTACCTACCACGAAAAAGTCCAAGCTGGTTACGAAAAAGTCATCAACATGTTCCCGGAACGTTTTATGCGAGTGGACGCTACAAAGACACCAGAAGAAATCACAGAAACTATTTTAGCCGACATTTTACGACAATTAGCCTAA